The sequence GAAGAGGGGCTATTTCATCGGGTCGCGCTTAGAGAAGCGCTCCTACAGAGACCTCTTTTTATGTAACCTTTGCCGTAGGAGAGGCTTGTAGCCACGACCTGATAAAATTGCACCTTTACCGCTGCAGGACACGGTTAAAAACCTGTCAACGGAAAATATCCAATTTCATCGGGTCGCGCTTAGAGAAGCGCTCCTACAGAGACCTCTTTTTATGTAACCTTTGCCGTAGGAGAGGCTTGTAGCCACGACCCGATAAAATTGCACCCTTGCCGTTGCAGGAGATGGTTGAAAACCTGTGCTCAGTAATGATTATCGGAACATGGGCTATTTCATTGGGTCGCGCTTAGAGAAGCGCTCCTACAGAGACCTCTTTTTATGTAACCTTTGCCGTAGGAGAGGCTTGTAGCCACGACCTGATAAAATCAGGATCGCGGCTGGAGAACCGCTCCTGTCCGGGAAATGGTTTTGATAAAACGATTCTCTGTGGGAAGGGCTATCCCTGGCAAGGGGACAGGCTGGCCACGACCTGCCGGGTTGGATGGTGACCTCTTTGTTCTGTGAAAATGGCGATTTTGTACGGCGACTGCGTTTCAAAGGAGAAAGGATGTGCCGTGAAAGACATTCGAACGATTCTTGATATTTTGGACAGGGAATATCCGGATGCGCAGTGCAGTTTGAACTTTAGCAACCCTCTGGAACTGCTGGTGGCAACCATTCTTTCTGCCCAATGTACTGACGAGCGGGTCAACAAGCTTACCAGGGATTTGTTCAAGAAATATCGCAGTGCAGCCGACTATGCCAGTGCTCCTTTGAAACAACTCGAGGTTGACATCAAGCCAACTGGCTTTTTCAGGAACAAGGCAAAGAGCTTGAAAAACTGCTGTGCAGTACTGGAAGAAAATTTTGGAGGACAGGTGCCAGCTGATATGGAAAAACTGGTGAAGCTTCCTGGCATCGGCAGAAAAACAGCAAACGTGATATTGGGGACAGCCTATAATATTCCAGGCATCGTAGTGGATACTCATGTTGGCCGCATTGTGCAGAGGTTGGGGCTCACTGAACAGCGTGATCCTGTAAAAATTGAGTTTGACCTCATGAAACTTATCCCGCAAGAAAAATGGACCCATTTTTCTCATCAACTTATCCAACATGGAAGGAAGATTTGCACCTCGAGAAAGCCTAAATGTCGGGAATGTCCCCTGCTGCAGCACTGTGATCACGGCAAGATGAACGCTCCTCCTCAGTAAACAGTGTGACCGGGATAAAACGCTGTATGAACCATAGTCGCCGTGGATTTGCGAAAGGATGTTATGAAGGCAAGAGCACTCAGTCTTATGTCGGGCGGGCTGGACAGCATGCTTGCTGTTAAGGTGTTGCAGGATCAGGATATAGAGGTTGAAGGTATCACCTTCCAGACGCCATTTTTTGGACCAGAAGCCGCGCAGAAGGCAGCAGAGCAGCTGGGCGTTTTTTTGCGCGTCGTAGACATTGGACAAGCGCATCTGGAGATGCTCAAAAATCCCCGCTACGGCTATGGCAGCCAAATGAATCCCTGTATCGACTGCCACGCACTCATGCTCAATACAGCTGGGAGGATAATGACAGAGGAAGGCTACGATCTGCTTGCTACAGGCGAGGTTGTCGGTCAGAGGCCCATGTCCCAGAGACGAGATGCGCTTATGGCTGTGGACAAACTTTCTGGCTTTGGTGGATACATTCTCAGGCCCCTCAGCGCCAGGCTGTTGCCGGTCACTATACCAGAGCAGGAAGGTAAAGTGGACCGTGATCGCCTTCTGAAAATCCACGGGCGTTCACGCAAAAAACAGATGGCTCTGGCAAGGCATTATGGCATCAAAGAGTATCCGAGTCCTGGGGGCGGCTGTCTTCTCACCAAAGAAGGATTTGCAGACCGGCTAAAAAATTTGCTTGCGCTCAAAGAGAAGGTGGAACTCCGCGATGTGGAGCTTCTCAAGTGGGGACGTCATTTCAGGCTGGTCAACGGCAGCCGCTTGGTGGTGGGCAGGGTGCACGCGGACAATGTCAAACTGAGAGAGCTGGCATTGCTGGATGAGGTGATCCTGAAAGTGAAAGGTATACCGGGGCCTACTGGTCTGCTGCAAAGTGGAGCCTCGGCAGATGAGATGAGAACAGCAGCGGAAATAGTGGCAGCTTATAGTGATGCTGAAACAGGATCCAAAGTGGTGGTGGCCATCGCCTCAGGTCGGAACAGCAGTGAAATCAGCATTACCACGGTGCGTAAAGATGTTTTCCGGCAGCTGCTGATTTGACAACATT is a genomic window of Deltaproteobacteria bacterium containing:
- the nth gene encoding endonuclease III; this translates as MAILYGDCVSKEKGCAVKDIRTILDILDREYPDAQCSLNFSNPLELLVATILSAQCTDERVNKLTRDLFKKYRSAADYASAPLKQLEVDIKPTGFFRNKAKSLKNCCAVLEENFGGQVPADMEKLVKLPGIGRKTANVILGTAYNIPGIVVDTHVGRIVQRLGLTEQRDPVKIEFDLMKLIPQEKWTHFSHQLIQHGRKICTSRKPKCRECPLLQHCDHGKMNAPPQ
- a CDS encoding tRNA 4-thiouridine(8) synthase ThiI, which translates into the protein MKARALSLMSGGLDSMLAVKVLQDQDIEVEGITFQTPFFGPEAAQKAAEQLGVFLRVVDIGQAHLEMLKNPRYGYGSQMNPCIDCHALMLNTAGRIMTEEGYDLLATGEVVGQRPMSQRRDALMAVDKLSGFGGYILRPLSARLLPVTIPEQEGKVDRDRLLKIHGRSRKKQMALARHYGIKEYPSPGGGCLLTKEGFADRLKNLLALKEKVELRDVELLKWGRHFRLVNGSRLVVGRVHADNVKLRELALLDEVILKVKGIPGPTGLLQSGASADEMRTAAEIVAAYSDAETGSKVVVAIASGRNSSEISITTVRKDVFRQLLI